Genomic DNA from Trichoderma asperellum chromosome 5, complete sequence:
ACAGTACTGTGTATTCAAATACATTCAGCCTGTGCATTAGATCAAACTTTGGCCTGTGCGATTTAGTAAATTATGGTCTGTGCTTGTAATTCACTCACAATCCCTTATGTAAATCTATGTATACACTGCATACCCACATTAAACAAACAACAGCGAGAGAGGTAGAGAGACTAGCATAATACATGCAAAGACAACACAAAAAAACATCTACACTTTCATCAAGAACAAGGGAACCACTTGTGGACTCAGCACGCAAACTAACACACTCAATTGAATCGGTGACTACATGTAGCTTGCTCTGCTACTGGCTGTAGAGACCACGGAACAAGAAGACATCAAGGAGCCATTTAATTCACGAAGACATTGGTCCTGAAGGAAGGAGACCATTGTGGTAGCTAGAGGTCACTATACGGAGGATAtttgctgctttcttctctctattAGAAGTAAAGCGATTCTTGGGCTTGTAGATATAATCTATGCAAAACTAGCTGCTTGAGTTGGCATTTGTTAATTCTACCTAGCTCCCAAGTCAAACACtcaatatttatatatattcctCAATAAAAAATACGGTGGAATCTCCAAATAGAGCAGGTGTGTTTAATATAActgtatttaaataaattaatgcatttaatttacttaatttcCTTTCCTAATAGCTAAGGAATCACAGACTATTTTTGCATATGATACGGCCCTGTCTCTGGGTCACAAAAGAATATACCCCTGCACGAACATTTATTTTCACAGTTTCCACTACCCTTGTCTGCAATGCACGAATACTAgagtaaaggtattaataTCTCTCTTTAAATAGTTGTTTTTTAAACTGGAGGAAAGTAAAAtagaataaaataagtataacttaCATATTTAGACCAGCAATTGTAATTATATCCACTAATAAATGGATTATATCCTATAGATAACGGAGAAGGAGCCAcaggagcagcaagagctACAGGGAGGAGGCAAAGAATAACAGAACTCTTCATCTTTAGTTGTTGGCAGATATTGCTATTGAGTTATTTATGTAAATAATAGAGCTTGGGTAAGagagtttattatatttggAGAGTTTGGTGTTGATATTTCAGGGAAATGGGTGTTTTTCTTGAGAGAACATAAGGAGGACTTGGAaggtaattatattattaggaGAAAGTGTTTTAAATGACATCATATGGGATTTTCATTAAAGCAACATATACTTCTGtatacatatgtacatgttAACGTCTATATCTATTACTTTAGGCAGTTGATATCTAGTATACTGTAGTGCTGTACTACAGAAAGATTGTATAGTAATTTAAGTATTGTAAGTGGGGATATGCAGATCAATACACTAAAGGAAtggataataaaaaaggaattaatttatatacttatatttacttactacatatgtatgtattaatACAgtacttataaaatctaggcTTATGTATTTACTGcattagtattatattaactgcTAACAACATTTTCGACTATAATATTTCATTACCGctcctttcttttattctataacttaataactaTGTACCTTTTCTGCTCTTAAGTTTCTCCAGTAGTATAGTAGACATATAAACAGGAAGAGGTAAGCTAGCATTCTAAGAGCGTAGGTTGGCGACAAACAAAAAGCCTACGCTAGCATAAGGTCTTGCAAGCCTTAAGGCAAAAGTCCTAGGGAGTTATAAAGCGTCTATTAGTAATTGATTTTTTGTATCTCATAGGGTGAAacagaaaatataatttcttttggaCATACTCGGTTTGTAATAGCGCACTGCCAGGCGCAGTTACTAAAGAGGGGATAATCGTCGCACCTCTGCATACATTGTTGGAAGACGGCGGTGCTACATTCGCTGCAGCACTGCTGATTGGAAGCAAgagccagcagcaaaagtGCGAAGACAATAAACTTCATACTGGGTGGTTAGGTCTTTGACGAGTTTGTTTGCTTGAATTACATATGTAAATGATTCTCTAAGTATTGTTCTATGGGGGTTTGCATAGAATCCGGTATTTGAGCTACTTTTATGTggatattttaaaaaatactgtCCCTGCATTTACATGAATGAAAATAGACTTGTATTCTATTTCAATGGATTCTATTCATAAAGAGCGAAGACTGCAGTGTGGTTTAAGCGTAGTGGATTAAGTTAGAATAACTGATGTTGGTTATGGATGTATTTATTTAGGGCCAGAGAACAGTATTAATGCATGTAATAAATTCACTCATTAACTTCTATAAAAATCCCTGGTCTCtcctatattatataacatctcttttactttctttcaCACACTTACTTCAAACTATTGCTGAAAATGAAATTTTCTATCCTTCTAGCTCTCCTCCCTGTGGCTCTTGCCACCCCTATTGCTGTTGCCTCCCCTGAGGCCCCTGCTTCTGATATCGCTGCCAGAGACGCCTGTGCTGAATACGTAAGTTGGTTTTGTTGCTTTTAAAGAGTGAAATGGGAGACTTTTGACACTTGGACTTTAGAATGCCTGCGTTGAACAAATAGTTCTCGCCAGTTGAAGAGTCAGGTGGTGCAAACTGCGCGAATATGTATTCGTGTGCCGACACGCCTGATCCATGCTATGGACCATGAGGAACACACCTGGTCCAGAACCAAACATATGTTCGAAATATGTCTTATGCTTATCCTGGTATGTTTCATTATCTGATGTCTGAAGGTATAAATACTCCTAATTACGGCGCTCTTATGCTGGTTCCCATTGCATAAGCTCTTGATGCCCGCTCAAATCGTTCATAGTGGTGagcaaagctgctgcgccaATCAAGGCCACCTAGTTTGATCGTAGTCAACAGGATCGTTCGAGGCACCTCGTTTAAGGTGTTCTTTCTATATCGCAAAAGTGGTCAGCTATTCTGTTAAGCTCGCTTTAACGTTGGTATTTTATCCTATTAATACGAGCAAAGCTGGAATAAGCTCTTCTCCGGTTGCCACCTTCGCAAATCTGCTTCGCAGCTTTGCTCAAATATGGCCATCAACATTGTTACAACCTAGTCCACTATAGCAGCTAGATCCCTTTCAAGCAGCTGGCGCAGTACAGTAATTGCTACAATTGCGACTATTGGCCTAATATTTTGCCTtgtttggcttaacggtaAAACGGATCGTTACAAACATGTTTTTTAGTTGGTTGCAGCTCCCTAGCGTCGCCAATGCTTTCATAACAGCGTGAAATAGATGGATTATCTctggcctcttctctttctgtaGCTCTACGGCTCTAAAAAATTATATCCACAAGGAACAGcattgaagctgaagaatTTGTCTAACGTATTCTTTCCACGCTTTGCAAGTTCCGCCCCCAAAAAGTGGAATCGTCATAGTCTATCGTGGCCGTAGGGGCGAGCAGGGTGGTGACGAGCGGATGCGAATGAAGGTAATCTCATCTTAGTCTCCTCAATAATTGGTACATCTTTTGATAGGCAATTAatggggggaagaagaaaaaagaaaaagaaaggtggTTCGGATATTTCCTGTATTACCGGGGTATGTCGTGATTGGTGAAGCATACTGGGAAGAAGTGACAATAGAATAGTGAGTCCGATAGCAAGGGGGATTTTCAACACAATAAAGTAGCTAAAGCTAAAGGATCTGTTTAGGTATTatacaagaagagagaaacagcCCCTAAGGTACATATTATCTTATATGTGCGTGAGCGTTTGCCAAGTGGCAGTAGCGCAGAACGGTGAATGGCCTTCAAAAGTGATGAAAAGGTCAGCCTGAAATGCAAGTCAACGATGCAGTAATTCACTAAGCTCTCATGTCACATTCAACTCACCTGCAATCCCAGTTCTGCTCTCGCTTCGATAGTTATTTCCAGAAGctagaaacaaaaaagttGTGATATGTTGCCTTGCGTTTTCTATCGACTGCCTTGGCGGTATCACGCTCTCTACTATCATCACCACAAGTGCTCAGAACTTCCATACTTGTCAACCCGTCAACCCGTCCATTTTTTCTCATATCTCTGATGGATTGCGTTCTGCGTCAACAGCACGATGGTACGACGGAAGCTGCCCCACCAGGGTACATGGTTGCTGACGATATAAATGACAACGAAGGAGACAGAGGCAGATTATTTGCGTGCCCTGAGATTGGCTGTGATGGGTTCACCTTCGACACCATCAATGAGTGCCACATCCACTTAAAAGATTGGCATAATCCCCCATATTCTTGCTCAGAGTGTGAAGCGAGTTTCGCAGCAATGCCGGCGCTCAAAAGGCATTTTAAAAATACCGGCCATTATAATTGGATCTGCCAGGAGGAATTGTGCGAAATGAAAGGCATCTTATTTGCGAATCGATCTGAGTTTGTCGCTCATGCCTTGCGCGCCGGCGGCCATGACCGCTTATTTCCAACCGAAGGGCTCAATAGCCCTGTGTCACCAAAAAGACTCAACTATGCTGAGGTAATACATTGTGAAGATACTACTTCTGAGTCTTCGGAGGAAGAGGCGTATCAATGTCCCGAGCCATCCTGCCGGAGGTACCAACAGCTTTTTCACTCTGAGAACGAATTCAGCAGACATGAAGAGTCGCACGCGCACGTCAACGCTGTCAAGTATTCAGAGGATCTTCGAGAATCTGGAAAATCTACGGAGGATATTACGGCAGAACAAGAAGCAGCGAGAGAGTTTCGGTGTACCACCCAGGGCTGTTCGTCATTTGGAGAAAAGCTGAAGACGAGCCAAAGTTTTTATCGACATGTCCACACAGCAAAGCATGTGTACCCATTTCTCAGTTCAGTATCTGATCCAACATCACCGACAGCGGAAATTCGACAACATTTTCATCAGCTTAATCTTGCATGCGACGAACCTGAGTGCCCGAGGTATGAGCACCGTTTCGCAAACTATGTGAACTTGACGAAGCATAAGCAGTCAGTTCCTCATCTGAAGGCTGTTTCATATGGCCAATCGAAGAAAAATGCAGCTCATTCTGATAATATAGCTACCCATATCTTGGAGGAATCACAATCTGCGGTCACAGCAGCGGTTCCTTCAACGCCAGTGAGATGGAGTTCCTATTCTTTTGCACCGATTACTCCTACAACAAATACGACTACACGAATTGCCGAGTTGCCGGATGCGGTAACTCCTACTAGGCGTTCGATTCGGAATATTTCTCCATTgacgccaccgccgccatccacatcatcatcatcatcatcatcatcatcatcatcatcatcatcatcatggaggGAAGAGAGCTTAATGAAGAAGAACGGAGAGCTCGAAAATGAAGTCCAGCATCtgaaaaacaaaattgaaAGGTTGAGAACAGCTTACAAGGAGCAAATAAGCTCTCTTTTCCAAGCGTTAGGAGAAAAGCAAGCTCGAGAATTGTAGGGCTTTGGTGTCTCTTGCATATACGAGGATCAGTCTGGTAGAGTGGATTATTGAACGAGCTGTTACCATTTGAGCGAACGATTGTGCTGGCTGACAGAAAGATGAAATAAGCATTGCTGACTGGTGGATTTTATACACAGCAGTTCTGAATTAGGCCAAGAATGACACTATGCGGCTGATGAATGTAGGTATGGAACTGGTGGCTGAGCATGGACTTAGTGTTTACGAACAGAGATTGATGAGTCTTCAATAGCAATTGCTAGCTACGTGTTTTGAGCCGGCTAGTAGATCAAATACAGGGTGTCAAGTACAATTCTCCTAGTATTCGATGTCATAATTGGTGAACTGTAATTACTTAGTTTCTAATCATATTCTTGAGGTGCATAGCATTCAATGATGCGCCAACTTCACTCTGCAGTCTATTGGATGCACGTACATCGAGACTGCTTAGATGTACATGCAAGACAGTTGACATACAATTTGTCCGCTGCATATACCCGCTCAATTCACCATTTCACACGAAACAGCTTTACTCAGACAGACTGGTCTCCCCAGATAGAACGGCGAAATACCCATGATGATTGCAACTACTAGCAGCAACTTTGCACTTCTACCAACTAAAAACGGTCTATAGGAAATAAGACGTAGTATTACAATGCAGCTCGTAAAAGCAGCCCAAGAGCCAGCTATGCCCAATCCGGGAACTCGATCCAATGACAACTGATGCTTTTGCGTTAGGAGTGCAGCCTCACGCTGAATTATCCCGTCTACTATAGCCCTCTTACACCATCGATTACACAGCCAGTCATCTTATCCATTCCGTGGCCTTGGCCGGTCCTGATGTCCGGCTCAGCTCCTTGGTAATACGTGACCATTTTCCTTGAATCTGCTGTGCAATATGGTAGCGGGGCCATTGAAGCGGAACAAACAATTGAACATGAAACCCCTGTAACGCCGCTTTTTAGGTTCTCGCTGTGAATAAACAGGCAATAGTGCTGGTCCACTTCGTGTCTCCTCAGAGCAGGTAAGAAAATGCTTGTATATACGACTTGTTTTGTCGTTTCTTCCACCAATCACTACTGATTGCTTACATAACGGCTCACTTCTAAACAAAGACTAGGTATTCTGCATCCTCCACGACGCTGTACAAAAGCGAGGCGGATCGCCGGCACTGTGCTGAGCCAAGTAGCGCTAGCCTCGTCAGGGGTTGAATCTTAAGACCTTCCCAGCTTGTATAGCTCAAACGACGGCACCAGAAGTCTAGGCTTCGTATAGGTGGAATATTCCATCAGCTCCGCTGGCTCGCTGGAGCTGGATCAAGGGCAGCTTACAAGTATGGCATACATGTTGACGTACGTGATGCTGGGTCAGGGTTGTTTTTGTATATAAGACGACCCGGATCAGCGGCTGATCTTGTCCTATCTGCATCATTCTCACAGCCGGCTTCAAGACTCCAAACCGTTGCTACAGCTCGCTCCAACGCCGCATCACCCTTCAAAATGCTTGTCAAGAGTGTCCTCGCCAGCCTTTCGGCCGCCACCATGGCATTGGCCGCCACTCCCCTTGAGAGCGGCAACTGGGTCGCCTTCACTCCCGGCTTCCAGCTGCAGACCTGCGCCggcggcagcgccagcggcAACACCTTCAGCATTCCTACGAGCCCCAACGGCAGCACCTCAGGTTCTGGCTGTTCCAATGGCCACCTGCGTGCCGAGAACCGCTACACCGACGATTATACCTCCGGTGTCCACCAGTTCGCCGGTACCTTCAAGATCAACTCCTTTGGCGGCAACCGCGTTGCCATCAAGCAGACCTTCAATGGCAGCACCGGCCCCTACTTCATCCTGGGCGTTCAGAGTGACGGCACCCTGTACAGCGTCGAGGGCGGTGCCGTTCTGGCTTCCGGCGTTGCCAAGGTTGGCTcaagcatcaccatcaacaccGTCCACAATGCGGACATTCACAGCTTCAGAGTCTACGTCAACGGCGCGTTGGCTTTCCGTGATGACAATGCTCCCTCCGGAAGCTTCTACGACAAGATTGGTGCTTACACCACTGACAGCGGCACTGGCCCTCTGAGCATCACCTGGTCTGATGTTGGCTTCTGGACTCGCCAGTAAGCGATGAACTTATAGACCGTTGTTAGGGGGAGGGAGATACTCTTGAGAGTGAATTTTCTTTGTATATCTGTTGAAAAATCTGTACATGCACTATTTAAGCGGGATGATAATATCTGGCTTCATGTGCTTATTCCGTATATAAACGACTTGATGATTTAGCAGTCAATTATGAATTCATGTTCTAAACTTATCCCAACTACCTACATCTTCGCGCCTCCCTCACTCATTTAGGATGCTGTTTGTATTCATAATGTAATTCTCCGGCCGGCAGGGATTCTATGCAAGATGTCTGATTCCATCCAGACCCATAAACGTGCTTGCGGTTCAAAACCAAACAAACTCGTACGAGATGAGGCGTTCGGCCGGCAACTCCGTACGCTATGCTGCATCTGAGCGGACGCTGCTTAAAGGAGCTAGTTACATGAATGGAGTAGTTGAAACAGGCATTGCTGGAGCGGACATGAACTAGTGCTGTGCTTTTTTGGTTCGAGCTATTAATAGCTTCCGGTAAAGGGCCACTGCTACAAGCCAGAGGAGCATATACTGTGGTGTGTTAGTCTGCCTTGCGAGGATTGCCCCATTAGGGATCTGGCGATTATtctgaggaggagaaagccTTGGTCTCTGTACAGACTTTCTGCCGACTTCCATGGAGAGTAGCAGACCCAAATCTGGTAGATGCAGGGCTTCCAATGGGATACTACAGGTCGAAGCTGAACAAATCCATCACGCtgctatatacatgtatgctcGTCTTGGCTGTTGTTTGCTAACAGCTCTCATATTCCGTGAATCCCTACTGTAATGCCGCACCGACCGCTTTCAaaaattctctttctttcggTTTTGCGGCAACTGGAAGTGGGGTTTGATGGCAGCAGGCAGGTTCCTATACATTATCGGCttcttataaaactttagtgGTTGCCGGTTATGTAAATGCCTCTTCTTGGGGGGCTACCGAGTTGGGTGCTTGCGGGATCGATGCTGTAAATTGCAAATGGCGAGACACGGacttgagatttttttttaagcggTTTATGTCATCACATCTACATAAATGTGATCTTTTAGTCTTAAAAGTAACCGTCCATCTCTGCAATAGTGCTATTTTTTCGGGATACAATCGACATTGACTTAGTCTCGGTCGTAGTTGGCAAAGCTGCAACAGTAATTTATCGTCTAGATATTCACATGAGacaaaattatatatttatgaAGTTTGAGCTAATTATTAAGACACTTATCGCATCGTCAAAACTTACTGACAatgttattaaaaaagccatTCTCGAATGTGTAATCGCGCGTCCCCCAATTTGAACAGCATCTTGAGGCGCTGGGCGAGATTTTGAAAGCCTACAAGTTCAGCGTACAAAAGTGACCGAGGAAGAACAGTCCTCCTCCGTCCAATGAG
This window encodes:
- a CDS encoding uncharacterized protein (SECRETED:SignalP(1-15)) — translated: MKFSILLALLPVALATPIAVASPEAPASDIAARDACAEYNACVEQIVLAS
- a CDS encoding uncharacterized protein (SECRETED:SignalP(1-18)~EggNog:ENOG41), whose product is MLVKSVLASLSAATMALAATPLESGNWVAFTPGFQLQTCAGGSASGNTFSIPTSPNGSTSGSGCSNGHLRAENRYTDDYTSGVHQFAGTFKINSFGGNRVAIKQTFNGSTGPYFILGVQSDGTLYSVEGGAVLASGVAKVGSSITINTVHNADIHSFRVYVNGALAFRDDNAPSGSFYDKIGAYTTDSGTGPLSITWSDVGFWTRQ